In Spinacia oleracea cultivar Varoflay chromosome 5, BTI_SOV_V1, whole genome shotgun sequence, a single window of DNA contains:
- the LOC130460798 gene encoding F-box/kelch-repeat protein At3g06240-like has translation MIRFSLYNPVTGNFSNIPDLTPGYAYYSWDSIIGFGYDSKSDDYKIFCSVPQKERDIDDYNKPIKSWVYSSKNNSWRIIQPPPPHHRCGFKPKMVLYNNALHWLVGNNIIFSFDLATEEYDQISQPNYDSNDKVFHSRELANLRGYLHLVEYNITYENDPPEIHEYVMRIWAMGSNQSWVKLIHCLSLKQVVEREMKRHRTLGKKVLTYHYPFMYSPPLPYAYSENEDEILMVLGGRTFVNCDVRSGELKRVESCSLPDGWKDPGYLYDVIPWIGSFVLPSTSRLCL, from the coding sequence ATGATTAGGTTTTCGTTATACAACCCGGTTACCGGCAACTTTAGCAACATACCGGATTTGACACCGGGTTATGCTTATTACAGTTGGGATTCTATTATCGGGTTTGGGTATGATTCCAAAAGTGATGATTATAAGATATTTTGCTCAGTTCCGCAAAAGGAACGTGATATTGATGATTATAATAAACCCATTAAATCTTGGGTTTATAGCTCGAAAAACAATTCATGGAGAATCATTCAACCTCCTCCGCCTCATCATCGATGTGGGTTTAAGCCAAAGATGGTTCTCTATAATAATGCTTTACACTGGTTAGTTggtaataatataatatttagTTTTGACCTCGCAACTGAAGAGTATGATCAAATATCACAACCTAATTACGATTCCAATGATAAGGTTTTTCATTCACGTGAATTGGCCAATTTAAGGGGATATTTGCATTTGGTAGAATATAATATTACTTATGAGAATGACCCACCCGAAATACATGAGTATGTCATGCGAATATGGGCGATGGGTTCAAATCAATCATGGGTCAAATTGATACATTGTCTCTCACTCAAACAAGTCGTAGAAAGAGAAATGAAACGGCATCGTACTCTTGGGAAAAAGGTGCTTACATATCATTATCCATTTATGTATAGTCCGCCGTTGCCTTATGCTTATTCGGAGAATGAAGATGAGATACTCATGGTTTTAGGTGGTAGAACTTTTGTTAATTGTGATGTTCGTAGTGGTGAGTTAAAAAGGGTCGAATCATGTAGTTTACCTGACGGTTGGAAGGATCCAGGGTATTTATATGATGTGATTCCATGGATTGGTTCCTTTGTTCTGCCCTCAACATCAAGGCTCTGTTTatag